The window taaatcgctgattttgatttttagggtaattggaatgaatttggaagaaatagttctcagttgaagcttaaaatttgaaagatttgacttgtttgcatatgatctcggatcagaatttttatgatttggttagctccattaggtgatttgtgacttaggagcgcgatcagaatggggTTTGGAGTtttagagaagatttaggcttgaattgacgaagttgatattttggctattttcggttgataggcgagattttgatataggggtcggaatggaattccggaagtcgCAGAAGCtttgttgtatcatttgggatgtgtgtgcaaaatttcaggtcattcgaacgaggtttgatggACTTtctgatcgaaagcataatttaagagttcttggagttcttaggcttgaatcctatgttaaattggtgatttgatgttgttgtgagcgttccaaagttttgtacaagtttgaacgatgtcatgagatgtgttggtacaattggtttgaagttctgggagttccgggtaggttctgggatgttttaggccgaaaatcatagctgtaacaggtccagaagggttgcaggcctcgaaactcacccgcgcggtccgcacaaaaagaagtgcatCCGTGGTATGtgctgtgcagaccgcacaaaatgaagtgcggccgcggtaggtgttgtgcggaccgcacaaaatgaagtgcggccgcggtgaggaAAATtacactggtcctacttcggaagctcatatcttttgaactacaaggaattttgagacgaataaaaacaaaagttgtagatctttgaATCTAGCTTTCAGAAACATATTATAATAGGCATTTGGACATATGTAGCGAAAgctatggccaaaatactaaagcctgtcactgcaaaagaaaacctgtgcggccgcggtcgtttttgtgcggaccgcactggttttgtgagGACCGCGAtcgattttgtgcagtccgcagagCTGGAAATCcatggggtactctataaatatgaggttttgagttttatttgatattttgacctagagagctcggattttggcgatttttcgaaggtttttcaagaaattcactggggtaagtgattctaactcagatttggctagagtacatgaatctatcattgaattcatcatttaattcgtgatttgggatgtaatttgggaagaaattgaaaaatctttcaaaaatgtaaaatgatgatttgaaggaccaaatagtatcggaattggataatttttgtatggttagactcgtgagagtataaggattctagttttatgaattttgtcaaattccgagatgtgggcccggggtcgggtttgaccaatttcagaaattttgtggtaatttgattattttcaagtgggctttgttcccttagcaaaTTTTGATGGTTTGGTACTAATTTTGACTaaatttggagcatccggaggccgattcaagaggcaaaggcatcgcgggctagagttcggaccggatagaggtgagtaatgatcgtAAATGATGctatgagggtttgaaaccccggattgcacatcgtagtgctatattgaggtgagacacacacttgatgacgagcgtgtggtcgtgcactattggggattgtgacttggttcgtcccgattgatgattttaccgcgtatttgactgaaacttatttgttatcatcatgatttgggctgattgccatatttgggcttcgtgccaactatttgaactttcggaaatttttattactatttcctcactgctttgacttattaattaaactcagtcatgctattttccattgttttaccACTCAGCCATTTTACtccgttttgagacttaaatgatattttaaatgatgttttgggatgagaaatactgttttactaatgcccgaggggcttgtgggTATTTTTGACTTTGTAAGGCCGATgacctagttgtgaggaaacactgatactgattgaggccgagggcctgagatatgtacgtcacgagatggcttattgatattgtttatgaggccaagggcctgagatacatatatacgccacggggtggcttgactgatatgaggcccagggcctagatttgatgccacgagatggcttgatattgcgcttgggtcgtaaggggcccctcccagagtctatacacctccagtgagcgcgggtaccatTGTGATgtaagatatagcccgaggggctgatattgtactatgcgatagcccgaggggctggtattgttctatgtgattgcccgaggggctggtaccattctatgtgattgcccgaggggctggtattgttctgagatattgcccgaggggcgaagttgttgacattgtgcccgaggggcgaacctttttatgtttatctttcatatttacttgtcattttacctgttaaactatggtatttgtgcccgagaggcGGATTTTTGTGCTGATCTGACTAACTATTTTtggcattcatttgcgtaactgttggaaaagtcattttcaaagaagtttaaattgagccaaaatattttaaagagatttttacagcttcactgctttcttactggttttggactgcttctatacaacatcttgatatgttttacgtgatttcttgccttcagtcttcatttattattattactcactaagtcggagtactcacattactccctgcaccttgtgtgcagattcaggtatgttttggctgatcggaggtagagtcatcagagtttagcaaggtagctgccgacgTTTGCAGcattgcttttctctctcttcatttcattagactgtatttgtacacttcagACCTTCAGTTGTATcaataccctagtagatgctcgtgacttgtgacaccccggttagggctgtgttgggttgtatatCCGCtgcttattatcattaaatcatgtttagactgctcttatattgtttaactgttttaaaaagtgaattgggtctaattggctggccttgtcttcacgagaggcgccatcatgactaggttcggggttagggtcgtgacattatacTAATTTattatcataaaaaataatacGTGAAACCTTGAAGCTAACAGAATCCTCTTGACGTAAAGGAAAAGTATATTTTAGCGGTAAAAGGGGTTCAAAGATTGCTTTAGAATGTAATTCGAATCTTAGGATAAAATGAGACTAAGAATTGCATTAGACCACGTACTCAAATCTTAGGGTAGAATATGAGTATTCATTTTCTTTCGTCTTCGGACAGAAAAAATCTGCGAAAATAGAACCatttattttcatcatctaatatATATTTGGTTTCAACAAATTTAGCCATTactagaaattcaaaaataaaacagaacaaTTAATTTTTACAGATTTGAAATTGCACTTAAGCATATAGGCTAGGGAACTGGAAACACTTATTCGACCTTATGCATGAGAAATCACGTGAAAACAACTCAAACAAGTCGCGGAAAAGCTCTACCAGAAGGTTTGAGAGCCCCTAAATTAAACTAGAGGACTTATGATTGCAAAAAAACAACATTATTATATGTTACAAGAAATATGCATTGCTTGCTACTTGTATGCCTCTCTCCTTATTGCCTTTGAGATAAAAGATAACGTAAaacaattttctatttttttggggGGAAATTCTCAAGATAACTCGTAGTCGCTACCCTTTGGGTGCGCACTGGATAACCTGCTCATTGTGTAATAGCTCGTAAACCACACAAGATGTAAACCGCACTTGGCAAGCCCGGTACGACAAACTCTGACCGAAGAGGATGCTTGTGAGGGAAACCAATTCCAAGTCCCCCATGTTGGAAATCACTCACCCAATTGACCCAGCCAACTCTTGTTAACTTATTTTGACGACGTACGTGCATGATTTTCTATTGTTAaacttaataaataaagaacagagtaaaaataatttttttttaacgaagtgtatgattttctttctttgatCTCTAAACCTCGGCCGTTCAGTTTTTTCATGCAAATACGACTTGGGATAGGTTGCATTAACAATCAACACTACCTTTTCGGGATTACTTTTTATACAAACACCATTATTTAATTTGGCGTATGAGGTTTTAGGCATATACTCCTTGTAGTTTGATATATATAGAGTCGAAGAACCGGCAACAACGTAAACACAAAAGGTCaagaaaacaattaagagaaTGTATCATAGTAAACATTTCTTGTACGACTAAATAAGTGCATAACAATGGCCAAGAAAACAATATACGTAGATTTTAGCATAGCGAGATTATACTGTTCATTAGGTCTTCATAAATAAGGGTTGAAAGATGAATTATGTCCCACACCCGCTTGATTTGCAGGATAATATTGAAAAGGTGTACAATGTCGAAGATTAAGTAATTGAATCCCAGTTGTACATAAAATATTTTATCAAACCATTGATCATAGGGAAGAATCTTGAGTTAATATTCTTCCTTTTCAGATTTTACTCTTGGATGTTTCAAATTGATCATAGGGGATATTATGGTCTTCACATAGACCCCAATACTCTCAATGTTAGACGAACACTCAGTGCGCCATGAAAACCACCGAAAAGCTAGCCGATGATTTCCTGTCTGAAAGTTGAAGTCCTTGTCACCATCAGTAGTAGAAGGGGTCCCAAATGGTCCATAGGAACCCTTGTGTGTCCCAAATTTTATAGTGTTCAAAATTGATTTGAAGGGACTACTGAGCGAATTAAGAGATTTGAAGGAACCACTGATCGAAGTAAGAAATTCTAATGGATAATCAAAAACAACTGCACACGAGCTTTGAGTACATGTATCAAAACCATGTTTATTTGACGGAACTAACTTGCTATTCTCATAGTACAGGAACTGAAGTGAAAGAATTGCGTTTTTGTTGTATGAACCAAGAACCCCAGCGACTTGGTCTCGTCCCTTATAATCCCAAATGGTTCCACCACTTCTCCCCACTGGGCCAACTTTGATCATATCCATGTTTCTCTCTTGTTTCTGAATAAAATGCTTCTGCAAAATTACTTttttgttatgaatagtttgtacattggatactactttggatactacattggatattacattggatgctacattggatgctcatgttgtgaataacttaaagattaaatttcctattttatgtccatcatctttactttttatgcctataaaagaccatgtaattgcaatgaaaaattacaccaaagtgaaagaagaaaacacttctccattctctccatctcttcttgtttacattttactgcattgcttttattttataacacgttatcagcacgaaactctaattttattcttaactcccgctaagttgagccatattttattaagttttcactatgtcaaatttatcaaaacttgaatttgtggcacttgacatcaccgggaggaactatttatcatgggttcttgatgctgaaattcaccttgacgctaaaggtcttggaaatactattatacaaggaaatgaagcatcaaatcaggataaagcgaaggccatgattttccttcgtcatcatctacatgaagggttaaaaactgaatatttaaccgtaaaagatccacttgaattatggattaatttgaaggatcgatatgaccacctaaaacttacggtattaccgaaagctcggtatgagtggatacatttaaggttgcaagactttaaaaccgtaagtgagtataattctgctatctttaaagtaagttctctattaaagttatgtggagacactatcacagatgaggacttattggaaaaaacattttctacttttcacgcttcaaatgtggtgctacaacaacaataccgtgaaaaaggttttaagaaatattttgagttaatcacatgcctacttgtggctgagcagaataatactctattaatgaaaaatcatgaagcccgtcccactgggtcagctccatttacggaagtgaatgctgtagcaacatatgataagtttgaaagaaaacaaaataattaccgtggtcgtggacatggtcgtaaacgtggacgtggcagggggcgaaacaattatcgtcattatggtggaaataaattggagaacgataagggttctcaaattaatcattcaaaaggtaaagctagtatgtgtcaccgatgtggtatgagaggtcattgggcacacatttgtcgtacgccagaacattttgtcaaactttatcaagtctccctcaagaaaaaagaaaataatgtggaggcacacttgacctttcaaaataatgatgatgaagcaggtccctcaaataaatatgattctaaggcacatcttgcatataaagatgatgattttgaaggcctaacaaatattactcatttagaagttggggacttctttgaggatattgactgaagaactaatcatcttactggggaatgaaactataaaagttgttatgtttatgtttgcaactagtttatttttcttgagtgtattttcctaatgcatcatgtgttgctagtttctacatttctaatgtatttcttaatgtttttttcctgcttgtctttcatatttcttatgatgtattatttgtcttttttatgaagaatatgaaaattcctcagtcttcagttggactcaagattaataaagatgatatatgtcttctggatagtgctacaacacacactattttaaaagataagagatatttctcttatttggtaatgaaagaagcgaatgttaatataatatccggtagtacaagattaattgaaggttctggaagatccaatttattactaccaggaggaataaatttggctattgatgaaacactatattgtagtaaatctcaaagaaacttattaagtttcaaagatattcgccaaaatggctatcatattgagactacaaatgatgaaaagaatgaatatctttatataactacaataatgtccggtaagaaatatgtgcttgaaatatTACCTtctctttcctccggcttatactacacaagtattagcaggattgaaacacatgtcGTAGTAAAcaagaagtttactaatcaagataattttattatttggcatgaccggttgggccatcctggttctaatatgatgcgcaaaataattgagaattcacatggacatgcaatgaagaatcagaagattcttcaatttaaggaattctcttgtgctgcgtgttcccaaggaaaattaattattagaccatcaactattaaagttaggatgcaatcccctgcatttctggaacgtaaACAGAGTGATATATGTGGTctcattcaccctccatgtggaacattcaaatattatatggttttggtagatgcatctataagatggtcacatgtgtgcttactatcaactcgcaatatggcatttgcgagattgttggctcaaataataaagctaagagcacaattttcaaattatgcaattaagacaattcgtcttgataatgccggtgagtttacatcccaagcctttaatgattattgtatttcaactgggataacaattgagcattcggttgctcatgttcatacacaaaatggtctagtagaatcattgatcaaacgcctccaattaattgctagaccaatgcttatgataacaaaacttcccatttcagtatggggtcatgctattttgcacgcagcagcacttgtgcggataaggcccacaagttatcataaagtctccccattgcaattgacttttggtcaggagccaaatatttctcatcttaggatctttggttgtgcgatatatgttccaattgctccaccacaacgcacaaagatgggtcctcaaagaaggttggagatatatgttggatatgaatctccttctattataaaatatctagagccgatgattggagatttatttacggcaagattttctgattgccattttaatgaatcagtatatccaacattagggggagaaaataagcagctgaaaaagaagatagattggaatgcattatcactgtctcatttagatcctcgaacaaatcaatgtgaacaagaggttcaaaagattattcatttataaaatattgcaaatcaattgccagatgcattcactaacctaccaagggtgattaagtcacatattccagctgctaatgctccaattcgagttgatatcccgacagaacaattaattaaagcaaatgagtctaatccatgcttgaaacgtggtagaccaatcggttctaaagataaaaatcctcgaagaagaaaatgagcaagtgatcaaagtgaacataacacagaggtagtggctcaagaagagccccaagacgtaacaaatgataagaccttaggggaggtccaggtacctaaaaataatgaaaatgaagagatatcaataagttacgtctcaaccaggaaaagatggaaccgaaataatattattatcgataacatttttgcttataatgttgctgttgaa of the Nicotiana tabacum cultivar K326 chromosome 7, ASM71507v2, whole genome shotgun sequence genome contains:
- the LOC142161989 gene encoding inactive protein RESTRICTED TEV MOVEMENT 1-like — encoded protein: MDMIKVGPVGRSGGTIWDYKGRDQVAGVLGSYNKNAILSLQFLYYENSKLVPSNKHGFDTCTQSSCAVVFDYPLEFLTSISGSFKSLNSLSSPFKSILNTIKFGTHKGSYGPFGTPSTTDGDKDFNFQTGNHRLAFRWFSWRTECSSNIESIGVYVKTIISPMINLKHPRVKSEKEEY